One genomic window of Neisseria sp. oral taxon 014 str. F0314 includes the following:
- the nirK gene encoding copper-containing nitrite reductase, which yields MKRQTLAAIIASVFALAACGQQAAEKPAEGSAASTEAVASAADTQDSAETPSGELPVIDAVMTHAPEAPPPVNRDYPAKVIVKMETIEKVMTMADGVEYKYWTFGGDVPGQMIRVREGDTVEVHFSNHPTSTVPHNVDFHAATGTGGGAEASFTAPGHTSTFSFKTLQPGLYIYHCAVAPVGMHIANGMYGLILVEPKGGLPKVDKEFYVVQGDFYTKGKYNDKGLQDFDMDKAIKEQPEYVVFNGHVGSIAGDNALKAKAGEKIRIFVGNGGPNLVSSFHVIGEIFDTVHVEGGDLINKNIQTTIVPAGGAAIVDFKVDIPGSYTLVDHSIFRAFNKGALGQLKVEGEENPAIMTKKLSDTAYQPTDSAAAASASAPASAPAASAAPAASSEAGNASK from the coding sequence ATGAAACGCCAAACCTTAGCTGCAATCATTGCTTCAGTATTTGCCTTGGCCGCCTGCGGACAGCAGGCCGCCGAGAAACCGGCTGAAGGCTCAGCAGCTTCTACTGAAGCAGTTGCATCCGCTGCCGACACTCAGGATTCCGCTGAAACTCCGTCCGGCGAATTGCCTGTTATCGATGCCGTAATGACCCATGCTCCCGAAGCACCTCCTCCAGTTAACCGCGACTATCCGGCCAAAGTAATTGTAAAAATGGAGACCATCGAAAAAGTCATGACCATGGCTGACGGCGTCGAATATAAATATTGGACATTCGGCGGCGACGTCCCGGGTCAAATGATTCGTGTGCGTGAAGGCGATACCGTAGAAGTGCACTTCTCCAACCATCCTACCTCGACAGTTCCGCATAACGTTGACTTCCACGCAGCAACGGGTACCGGCGGTGGCGCGGAAGCTTCCTTTACCGCACCGGGCCATACCTCAACATTTAGTTTCAAAACATTACAACCGGGTCTGTATATCTACCACTGCGCCGTCGCACCTGTGGGTATGCACATTGCCAACGGTATGTATGGTCTGATTTTGGTCGAACCTAAAGGCGGCCTGCCTAAAGTGGATAAAGAATTTTATGTTGTACAAGGCGACTTCTACACTAAAGGCAAATACAACGATAAAGGCCTGCAAGACTTCGATATGGACAAAGCCATCAAAGAGCAGCCTGAATACGTCGTATTTAACGGTCATGTAGGTTCGATTGCCGGTGACAATGCCCTGAAAGCCAAGGCAGGCGAAAAAATACGTATCTTCGTAGGTAACGGTGGCCCCAACTTGGTATCTTCGTTCCACGTTATCGGCGAAATCTTCGATACCGTACATGTCGAAGGCGGTGATTTGATTAACAAAAACATCCAGACTACCATCGTACCTGCCGGCGGTGCAGCCATCGTAGACTTCAAAGTCGACATCCCGGGAAGCTATACTTTAGTCGACCACTCAATCTTCCGTGCCTTTAACAAAGGTGCGTTGGGTCAACTGAAAGTCGAAGGCGAAGAAAACCCTGCCATCATGACCAAAAAATTGAGTGATACCGCTTATCAGCCGACCGACAGCGCGGCAGCTGCTTCTGCTTCTGCTCCTGCCTCAGCTCCAGCAGCATCGGCAGCCCCCGCCGCTTCGTCTGAAGCCGGCAATGCTTCCAAATAA
- a CDS encoding nitric-oxide reductase large subunit yields the protein MGQYKKLWFLLFAVLAVCFTILGYMGSEVYKKAPPYPEKIVSSSGQVLMTKDDILAGQSAWQTTGGMEVGSVLGHGAYQAPDWTADWLHRELVAWLDLTAQKDYGKKFDELTEEQKAVLKTRAAEEYRNQSRIQADGSVVLSDTRVKAIEEITPYYMGVYGDDPKFQSTREHFAMKNNTLPSVEARQKLFNFFFWTSWSASTNRPDENFTYTNNWPHEPLIKNVPTTENYMWSFTSVVLLLMGIGLLMWGYSFLTKHEEVQVPTEDPISKVQLTPSQKALGKYVFLTVVLFVAQALLGGLTAHYTVEGQGFYGIDAALGFEISEWFPYALTRTWHIQSAIFWIATGFLTAGLFLAPIVNGGKDPKFQRAGVNFLYIALFIVVIGSYAGNFIALTHIIPPELNFWFGHQGYEYLDLGRFWQLLLMVGLLLWLFLMLRCTVTAFKEKGTDKNLLAIFVASMVGVGVFYAPGLFYGEKSPIAVMEYWRWWVVHLWVEGFFEVFATAAFAFIFYNMGFVRRSTATASTLAAAAIFMLGGIPGTLHHLYFSGSTSASMAIGACFSALEVVPLVLLGREAYEHWSYQHLSPWAKRLRWPLMCFVAVAFWNMIGAGVFGFLINPPISLFYIQGLNTTAVHAHAALFGVYGFLALGFVLLVARYLKPDVEFDDKLMTWAFWLLNGGLVGMIAISLLPVGAIQAYAAITEGLWYARSEQFLQMEILDTLRWVRTAADLVFIGGAVCIAWQGVKIVCSRSK from the coding sequence ATGGGACAGTACAAGAAGCTCTGGTTCTTGCTGTTTGCCGTGCTGGCTGTATGTTTTACCATACTCGGCTACATGGGCAGCGAGGTTTATAAAAAGGCACCGCCTTATCCCGAGAAAATCGTTTCGTCTTCCGGTCAGGTGTTGATGACCAAAGACGATATTCTTGCCGGCCAGTCTGCATGGCAGACCACTGGCGGTATGGAAGTAGGTTCGGTTTTGGGACACGGTGCGTATCAGGCACCCGACTGGACGGCCGACTGGCTGCACCGCGAATTGGTCGCTTGGTTGGATCTTACCGCTCAGAAAGACTACGGTAAAAAGTTTGATGAGCTGACCGAAGAGCAGAAAGCCGTGCTGAAAACCCGCGCTGCCGAAGAATACCGCAACCAAAGCCGCATTCAGGCCGACGGGTCGGTTGTTTTGAGCGATACGCGCGTGAAGGCGATTGAAGAGATTACGCCTTATTACATGGGTGTGTATGGCGACGATCCCAAGTTCCAATCTACCCGCGAACACTTTGCAATGAAAAACAATACATTGCCGAGTGTGGAAGCGCGTCAGAAACTGTTTAACTTCTTCTTCTGGACTTCTTGGTCCGCATCGACCAACCGTCCTGACGAAAACTTTACTTACACTAACAACTGGCCGCACGAACCTCTGATTAAAAACGTACCCACCACTGAAAACTACATGTGGTCTTTCACAAGTGTGGTGTTGCTGCTGATGGGTATCGGTTTGCTGATGTGGGGTTATTCGTTCCTGACCAAGCATGAGGAAGTGCAGGTTCCGACCGAAGACCCGATTTCCAAAGTTCAGTTGACTCCTTCGCAAAAAGCCTTGGGCAAATATGTTTTCCTGACAGTAGTGCTGTTTGTGGCACAGGCATTGTTGGGCGGGCTGACTGCACACTATACCGTTGAAGGCCAAGGTTTCTATGGTATTGATGCCGCACTGGGTTTTGAAATTTCCGAATGGTTCCCGTATGCCCTGACCCGTACATGGCATATCCAGTCGGCGATTTTCTGGATTGCGACCGGTTTCCTGACGGCAGGTTTGTTCTTGGCACCGATTGTGAACGGCGGTAAAGACCCCAAATTCCAGCGTGCCGGTGTGAATTTCCTGTATATCGCCCTGTTTATCGTGGTTATCGGGTCTTATGCAGGCAACTTCATTGCCCTGACCCATATCATTCCGCCCGAGCTGAACTTCTGGTTCGGTCATCAGGGTTACGAATACCTTGATTTGGGCCGTTTCTGGCAACTGTTGCTGATGGTAGGCCTGTTGCTGTGGCTGTTCCTGATGTTGCGCTGTACCGTTACCGCCTTTAAAGAAAAAGGTACCGACAAAAACCTGTTGGCGATTTTCGTTGCCTCCATGGTCGGTGTGGGCGTGTTCTATGCGCCGGGTTTGTTCTATGGTGAAAAATCTCCGATTGCCGTGATGGAATACTGGCGCTGGTGGGTGGTTCACCTGTGGGTGGAAGGCTTCTTCGAAGTATTCGCCACCGCAGCCTTTGCATTCATCTTCTACAACATGGGCTTCGTGCGCCGCAGCACTGCGACTGCCTCTACGCTGGCCGCAGCCGCTATCTTTATGCTCGGCGGTATTCCGGGTACGCTGCACCACCTGTATTTCTCAGGTTCTACTTCTGCCTCTATGGCGATTGGTGCATGTTTCTCCGCTTTGGAAGTCGTGCCGCTGGTATTGCTGGGTCGTGAAGCATACGAACACTGGTCTTACCAACATCTGTCTCCGTGGGCGAAACGTCTGCGTTGGCCGCTGATGTGTTTCGTGGCCGTAGCATTCTGGAACATGATTGGTGCCGGCGTATTCGGTTTCCTGATTAACCCGCCGATTTCCCTGTTCTACATCCAAGGTCTGAACACTACCGCAGTACACGCGCACGCTGCTCTTTTCGGTGTGTACGGCTTCTTGGCGCTGGGCTTCGTATTGCTGGTTGCCCGTTATCTGAAACCTGACGTTGAGTTTGACGACAAACTGATGACTTGGGCGTTCTGGTTGCTCAACGGCGGTTTAGTGGGCATGATTGCTATCAGCCTGCTGCCGGTAGGTGCGATTCAGGCTTATGCTGCGATTACAGAAGGTTTGTGGTATGCGCGTAGCGAACAGTTCCTGCAAATGGAAATCCTCGATACGTTGCGCTGGGTACGTACTGCGGCCGACTTGGTATTCATCGGCGGCGCCGTATGTATCGCGTGGCAGGGTGTGAAAATCGTTTGCAGCCGTAGCAAATAA
- a CDS encoding factor H binding protein domain-containing protein — translation MNTNKRHFFYVIVAALTLAGCGGGSSGLSNAVTDPLAPKPNGNYKQLAIESTDTNSLLHDEKSTITITDEEKKGADKVKTYKHGDRFDISYKKQDKITGLSYERKDAEGKIDGGQLLLYKQNYSVVAGTQPTYAKNADGSARDIRQMLDINSIQGEFTRDGGVPSSGKIRYSGKAFASADNQNGKLDYTVDYHEKSGSGTITGLKGLGDISLEKGPLRPRPDKSNGIDSTASSSELGKGRYNLTLFGPRAEEVAGSAYFEEKKQSIGFGGKQQ, via the coding sequence ATGAATACCAATAAGCGTCATTTTTTCTATGTGATTGTCGCAGCTCTGACCCTGGCCGGTTGCGGAGGAGGCAGCAGCGGTTTGTCAAATGCGGTTACCGATCCGCTTGCACCGAAACCAAACGGGAATTATAAACAGCTTGCTATCGAGTCCACCGATACAAACAGTTTGCTGCATGACGAGAAATCAACCATCACGATTACCGATGAAGAGAAAAAAGGGGCGGATAAGGTCAAAACTTACAAACACGGCGACAGGTTTGACATCAGCTATAAAAAACAAGACAAAATCACCGGCTTGAGTTACGAGCGTAAAGATGCAGAGGGAAAAATCGACGGCGGGCAGTTGCTGTTGTACAAACAGAACTATTCGGTAGTGGCCGGAACGCAGCCGACTTATGCCAAGAATGCCGACGGCAGTGCGCGCGACATTCGGCAGATGTTGGATATCAACAGCATACAGGGTGAATTTACCCGTGACGGCGGTGTTCCGTCGTCCGGCAAAATCCGTTATTCGGGCAAGGCGTTTGCTTCTGCCGACAATCAGAACGGTAAGCTGGATTACACCGTCGACTACCATGAAAAATCAGGTAGCGGTACGATTACCGGCCTGAAAGGTTTGGGGGACATCAGTTTGGAAAAAGGCCCTCTGCGTCCCCGTCCGGATAAGAGCAACGGTATCGACAGTACCGCTTCGTCTTCAGAACTGGGTAAGGGCCGTTACAATCTGACCTTATTCGGTCCGCGGGCGGAAGAGGTTGCCGGTTCGGCTTATTTTGAAGAGAAAAAACAAAGTATCGGTTTCGGCGGCAAACAGCAATAA
- a CDS encoding DUF2868 domain-containing protein, which produces MLNPQRQLAELVRILDEGGYIFAADPAQITESLRSVGGSYEQKLIRRAEMADRDGLLRDTLERARAGTFWLWVAAATAVFGSGFSATFLLMDSQGLNFFFILASVLGMNTVMLLVWLASVCLRLNVGRFASSPATWLRGKDPVNQAVLRLYADAWRKPSVRWRIGAASHSIWLSTLLGMLVSVLLLLLVRQYTFNWESTLLTNAASVKVIDILSWLPAKFGFPAPDAEAVLKGRLNSSTADARAWSGLLVGSIVCYGILPRLGAWLACKILLARNSERLPLDKPYYQKIIRRWQTEIVDADNRSESVHTVSPKISISGAPKWAVMLETEWHDAAWHVHTLGQEWLDKGTADSRDAVAALIAELQRQPAQLLIGVRAHTVPDRGVLRQIVRLAEAAQGGAVVQLLLENNVSDGLKNHLTQWHDALAERGLAWLDPPRISQERRMAEQKAV; this is translated from the coding sequence ATGTTGAACCCGCAACGCCAACTTGCCGAACTCGTGCGTATCCTTGACGAGGGAGGCTATATTTTCGCCGCCGATCCCGCGCAGATAACCGAATCACTGCGCAGCGTCGGCGGCAGTTACGAGCAGAAACTCATTCGCCGTGCCGAAATGGCCGACCGAGACGGCCTCTTGCGCGATACGCTCGAACGGGCGCGGGCCGGTACGTTCTGGCTATGGGTTGCGGCGGCAACGGCCGTGTTCGGCAGCGGTTTTTCCGCCACCTTTCTATTGATGGACAGCCAAGGGCTGAATTTCTTTTTCATTCTTGCCAGTGTATTGGGCATGAATACCGTGATGCTGCTGGTGTGGCTGGCGTCGGTCTGTTTGCGGTTGAATGTCGGCCGCTTCGCCTCCAGTCCCGCCACATGGCTGCGCGGCAAAGACCCTGTCAACCAAGCCGTATTGCGGCTCTATGCCGACGCATGGCGCAAGCCTTCCGTCCGCTGGCGCATCGGCGCGGCGTCGCACAGCATCTGGCTTTCCACATTGCTCGGAATGCTGGTTTCCGTATTACTGCTGTTGCTTGTCCGCCAATACACGTTCAACTGGGAAAGCACTTTGTTGACCAACGCCGCATCGGTCAAGGTCATCGATATTTTGTCGTGGCTGCCCGCCAAATTCGGTTTTCCCGCTCCCGATGCCGAGGCCGTACTCAAAGGCCGTCTGAACAGCAGCACCGCCGACGCCCGCGCGTGGTCGGGCTTGCTGGTCGGCAGCATCGTTTGCTATGGCATCCTGCCGCGCCTTGGTGCATGGCTTGCGTGCAAAATCCTGCTTGCCCGCAATTCGGAACGGCTGCCGTTGGACAAACCCTATTACCAGAAAATCATCCGCCGGTGGCAGACCGAAATCGTCGACGCTGACAACCGCAGCGAATCCGTCCATACCGTTTCCCCGAAAATCAGCATCAGCGGTGCGCCGAAATGGGCGGTGATGCTCGAAACCGAATGGCACGACGCAGCCTGGCATGTCCACACGCTCGGTCAGGAATGGCTGGACAAAGGCACGGCCGACAGCCGCGACGCCGTTGCCGCGCTGATTGCCGAATTGCAGCGCCAGCCCGCGCAACTCCTTATCGGCGTACGCGCCCATACCGTACCCGACCGCGGCGTCCTGCGCCAAATCGTCCGCCTTGCCGAGGCCGCTCAGGGTGGGGCGGTGGTACAGCTCCTACTGGAAAACAACGTTTCAGACGGCCTCAAAAACCATTTGACCCAATGGCACGACGCGCTGGCCGAACGCGGCTTGGCCTGGCTTGACCCGCCGCGTATCAGCCAAGAGCGGCGTATGGCGGAACAAAAGGCCGTCTGA
- a CDS encoding GTPase/DUF3482 domain-containing protein: MQNNPLSLAVVGHTNTGKTSLLRTLLRDGAFGEVADAPSTTRHVERSAVSDGPDTLVYLYDTPGLEDAGGLLDWLESHTPSRSDGIERLQLFLDSPEAAADFNQEAKVLRQLLQSDMALYVVDAREPVLNKYKDELTVLSWCAKPVMPVFNFVGGQDLSAWTTMLARRNLHVYSGFDTVAFDFEGEIRLWDNLATMLPERTVLDRLIAMRRREWYQLDGEAKREIAGFLLDVAAYRQETEADGASDGILQTMQAEVRQLEGQLQQRLLQIYRFYQSGVDTAEWALKAFRQDPFDRDLLVQYGIRTGTGAATGALIGMGVDMVTLGGSLGLGAAIGGIIGGVLPNVQDISDKISGRQVLRIDAETITLLAARAMDLLDALQKRGHAAQTPVRLQKNGRTPWQPSAMPSELNKARRQWKWSSLNTRRPEVSRREREEAVESLRQKLQ, translated from the coding sequence ATGCAAAACAATCCGTTATCCTTGGCCGTCGTCGGCCACACCAATACAGGCAAAACCTCGCTTCTGCGCACACTGTTGCGCGACGGCGCGTTCGGCGAAGTGGCGGACGCGCCGTCCACCACGCGGCATGTGGAGCGTTCGGCCGTTTCAGACGGCCCCGATACGCTGGTGTACCTGTACGACACGCCCGGGCTGGAAGATGCGGGCGGCCTGCTCGACTGGCTTGAATCGCATACCCCATCCCGCTCGGACGGCATCGAACGGCTGCAACTGTTCCTCGACAGTCCGGAGGCGGCTGCGGATTTCAATCAGGAAGCGAAGGTATTGCGCCAACTACTGCAAAGCGATATGGCGCTGTATGTTGTGGATGCGCGCGAACCGGTGTTGAACAAATATAAAGACGAACTGACGGTGCTGTCGTGGTGCGCCAAACCCGTCATGCCGGTGTTCAATTTTGTCGGCGGGCAGGATTTGTCGGCTTGGACGACCATGCTGGCACGGCGCAATCTGCACGTTTACAGCGGTTTTGATACGGTTGCCTTTGATTTTGAAGGTGAAATTCGATTGTGGGACAATTTGGCAACCATGTTGCCGGAGCGTACCGTACTCGACCGTCTGATCGCCATGCGCCGCCGCGAATGGTACCAGTTGGACGGCGAGGCAAAACGGGAAATCGCCGGTTTCCTGCTGGACGTGGCGGCCTACCGGCAGGAAACCGAAGCAGACGGCGCTTCCGACGGTATACTGCAAACCATGCAGGCCGAAGTGCGCCAGCTTGAAGGACAGTTGCAGCAGCGGCTGCTTCAGATTTACCGTTTCTACCAAAGCGGAGTGGATACGGCGGAATGGGCGCTCAAAGCCTTCCGCCAAGACCCGTTCGACCGTGATTTGCTGGTGCAGTACGGCATACGCACGGGCACAGGGGCGGCGACGGGCGCGCTTATCGGCATGGGGGTAGACATGGTTACGCTCGGCGGCTCGCTCGGTTTGGGAGCGGCCATCGGCGGCATCATTGGCGGCGTACTGCCGAATGTGCAGGATATTTCCGACAAAATCAGCGGCCGGCAGGTATTGCGTATCGATGCGGAAACCATCACCCTTTTGGCCGCCCGCGCAATGGACTTGCTCGATGCATTGCAAAAACGCGGCCATGCGGCGCAAACGCCCGTGCGGTTGCAGAAAAACGGCCGGACGCCGTGGCAGCCCTCTGCGATGCCGTCTGAACTGAATAAAGCGCGCCGACAGTGGAAATGGTCTTCGCTCAATACGCGCCGGCCCGAAGTGAGCCGCAGGGAGCGGGAAGAGGCCGTTGAAAGTCTGCGGCAGAAATTGCAATAA
- a CDS encoding Lrp/AsnC ligand binding domain-containing protein encodes MKDLDKIDLKILKLLQQNARIPMTELAEKVGLSTTPVTERVKRLERDNIISGYHARLNPHAVGQSLLVFVEIKLRSKSGNIFEDFRREVTRIPQILECHLVSGEYDYLIKVRLPDMSAYRDMLGNILLQLPAAAESRSYVVMEEVKEGLMLDLD; translated from the coding sequence ATGAAAGACTTGGACAAAATCGACTTGAAAATCCTCAAGCTGCTGCAACAAAACGCGCGGATTCCCATGACCGAACTGGCGGAAAAAGTCGGCCTGTCCACCACGCCGGTTACCGAACGGGTCAAGCGGCTGGAGCGCGACAACATCATCAGCGGCTATCACGCCCGTCTGAATCCGCACGCCGTCGGGCAAAGCCTGCTGGTTTTCGTCGAAATCAAACTACGCTCGAAATCGGGCAACATCTTTGAGGATTTCCGCCGCGAAGTAACGCGTATTCCGCAAATTCTGGAATGCCATCTCGTCTCGGGCGAATACGATTATCTGATTAAAGTCCGCCTGCCAGATATGTCGGCCTACCGCGACATGCTCGGCAACATCCTGCTGCAACTGCCCGCCGCTGCCGAAAGCCGCAGTTATGTGGTGATGGAAGAAGTAAAAGAAGGACTGATGCTGGATTTGGACTGA
- the alr gene encoding alanine racemase: MRPLNARIRLDNLRHNYQTLKQIHGGKMLAVIKADAYGHGAVRCAHALSDLADGFAVATVDEAVELRESGITNPIVLLEGVFEASEYATVDKYNLWPGVGSQWQLEALIAHNWQTPVKVWLKMDSGMHRAGFFPHNYTSAYTALKQCKHVDGIVKFSHFACADEPDNGMTEMQLEAFDLACEGLEGEESLANSAAILNVPEARRDWGRAGLALYGISPFGGVDERLKPVMRLTSRVFGERVLQPHSPVGYGATFYTSKSTRVGLIACGYADGYPRRASTNSPVAVEGKRSRIIGRVSMDMITVELDASQEGLGAEVELWGDVVNINEVAEAAGMIPYEIFCNVKRAKFTYSE, translated from the coding sequence ATGCGCCCGCTCAATGCTCGAATCCGCTTGGACAATCTGCGCCACAATTATCAAACCCTGAAACAGATTCACGGCGGCAAAATGCTCGCCGTCATCAAAGCGGACGCTTACGGACACGGCGCGGTACGGTGCGCCCACGCATTGTCCGACCTTGCCGACGGATTTGCCGTCGCCACCGTGGACGAAGCCGTCGAATTGCGCGAGAGCGGCATTACCAATCCTATTGTATTGCTCGAAGGTGTGTTTGAAGCGTCGGAATACGCTACCGTCGATAAATACAATTTATGGCCGGGCGTCGGCAGCCAGTGGCAACTCGAAGCCTTAATCGCCCATAACTGGCAGACTCCCGTCAAAGTCTGGCTCAAAATGGATTCCGGTATGCACCGCGCCGGTTTCTTTCCGCACAATTACACTTCTGCCTACACCGCCCTGAAACAATGCAAACACGTCGACGGCATCGTCAAATTCAGCCACTTTGCCTGCGCCGACGAACCCGACAACGGCATGACCGAAATGCAGCTTGAAGCCTTTGATTTGGCGTGTGAAGGCTTGGAAGGCGAAGAAAGCCTCGCAAATTCTGCCGCCATCTTGAACGTTCCCGAAGCGCGCCGCGACTGGGGGCGTGCCGGACTGGCGCTTTACGGCATTTCTCCGTTCGGCGGCGTGGACGAACGCCTAAAACCCGTCATGCGCCTGACTTCCCGCGTATTCGGCGAACGCGTCCTGCAACCTCATTCCCCCGTCGGCTACGGCGCGACGTTTTACACCAGCAAGTCCACCCGTGTCGGCCTGATTGCCTGCGGCTACGCCGACGGTTATCCGCGCCGAGCCTCGACCAATTCGCCTGTTGCTGTCGAAGGCAAACGCAGCCGCATCATCGGCAGGGTATCTATGGACATGATTACCGTTGAACTCGACGCTTCCCAAGAAGGTTTGGGCGCAGAAGTCGAATTGTGGGGCGACGTTGTCAACATCAACGAAGTCGCCGAAGCCGCCGGTATGATTCCGTATGAAATTTTTTGCAACGTCAAACGCGCGAAGTTTACCTATTCGGAGTGA
- a CDS encoding ACT domain-containing protein yields MNNSVITVIGKDRVGIVYDVSGILAENRINILNISQQLMDDFFTMIILVDTSKCPKSRQEMLDLFAEESKKLALDIRMQNEEIFQAMHRI; encoded by the coding sequence ATGAATAATTCAGTCATCACCGTCATCGGCAAAGACCGCGTCGGCATCGTGTACGACGTTTCCGGCATCCTCGCGGAAAACCGAATCAACATCCTCAATATCAGCCAGCAGCTAATGGACGATTTCTTCACCATGATTATCTTGGTGGATACCTCGAAATGCCCCAAATCGCGGCAGGAAATGCTGGATTTGTTTGCGGAAGAGAGCAAAAAACTCGCGCTCGATATCCGTATGCAAAATGAAGAAATCTTCCAAGCCATGCACCGCATTTGA
- a CDS encoding PFL family protein yields the protein MSIQSGEILETVKMVADQHFDVRTITIGIDLHDCISTDIDVLNQNIYNKITTVGKDLVATAKHLSAKYGVPIVNQRISVTPIAQIAAATKADSYVSVAQTLDKAAKAIGVSFIGGFSALVQKGMSPSDEVLIRSIPEAMKTTDIVCSSINIGSTRAGINMDAVRLAGETIKRTAEITPEGFGCAKIVVFCNAVEDNPFMAGAFHGSGEADAVINVGVSGPGVVKAALENSDAVSLTEVAEVVKKTAFKITRVGELIGREASKILGIPFGILDLSLAPTPAVGDSVARILEEMGLSVCGTHGTTAALALLNDAVKKGGMMASSAVGGLSGAFIPVSEDEGMIAAAEAGVLTLDKLEAMTAVCSVGLDMIAVPGDTPAHTISGIIADEAAIGMINSKTTAVRIIPVTGKTVGDSVEFGGLLGYAPVMPVKEGSCEVFVNRGGRIPAPVQSMKN from the coding sequence ATGAGTATCCAATCCGGCGAAATTTTAGAAACCGTCAAAATGGTTGCCGACCAGCATTTCGACGTCCGCACCATTACCATAGGCATTGATTTGCACGACTGTATCAGCACCGACATTGATGTGTTGAACCAAAACATTTACAACAAAATCACCACTGTCGGCAAAGATTTGGTCGCTACGGCGAAACACCTCTCCGCCAAATACGGCGTGCCGATTGTGAATCAGCGTATTTCCGTCACGCCGATTGCCCAAATCGCGGCAGCGACCAAAGCCGATTCTTACGTCAGCGTGGCGCAGACTTTGGACAAGGCAGCCAAAGCCATCGGCGTGTCTTTTATCGGCGGCTTTTCCGCGTTGGTGCAAAAAGGCATGTCGCCTTCAGACGAGGTGTTAATCCGTTCCATTCCCGAAGCGATGAAGACCACCGACATCGTGTGCAGCTCCATCAATATCGGCAGCACGCGCGCAGGCATCAATATGGATGCGGTCAGACTGGCGGGCGAAACTATCAAGCGCACGGCTGAAATCACGCCCGAAGGTTTCGGCTGCGCCAAAATTGTCGTGTTCTGCAACGCGGTGGAAGACAATCCGTTTATGGCGGGCGCGTTTCACGGCTCGGGCGAAGCGGACGCCGTTATCAACGTCGGCGTATCGGGGCCGGGCGTGGTCAAAGCCGCGCTGGAAAATTCGGACGCGGTCAGCCTGACCGAAGTCGCCGAAGTCGTGAAGAAAACCGCTTTCAAAATCACCCGTGTGGGCGAACTCATCGGCCGCGAAGCCTCGAAAATACTGGGCATCCCGTTCGGCATTCTCGATTTGTCGCTGGCGCCGACCCCCGCCGTTGGCGACTCGGTGGCACGCATCCTTGAGGAAATGGGCTTGAGCGTCTGCGGTACGCACGGCACGACGGCTGCCTTGGCATTGCTGAACGATGCCGTGAAAAAAGGCGGCATGATGGCTTCCAGCGCGGTCGGCGGTTTGAGCGGCGCGTTTATCCCCGTTTCCGAAGACGAAGGCATGATTGCCGCTGCCGAAGCAGGCGTGCTGACGCTGGACAAACTCGAAGCGATGACCGCCGTCTGCTCGGTCGGGCTGGACATGATTGCCGTTCCCGGCGACACGCCCGCGCACACGATTTCCGGCATCATCGCCGACGAAGCCGCCATCGGCATGATCAACAGCAAAACCACCGCCGTGCGCATCATTCCGGTAACGGGCAAAACCGTCGGCGACAGCGTCGAGTTTGGCGGCCTGCTGGGCTACGCGCCCGTGATGCCGGTTAAAGAAGGTTCGTGCGAAGTGTTCGTCAACCGCGGCGGCAGGATTCCCGCACCGGTACAGTCGATGAAGAACTGA